Proteins encoded together in one Pongo abelii isolate AG06213 chromosome 8, NHGRI_mPonAbe1-v2.0_pri, whole genome shotgun sequence window:
- the HERC4 gene encoding probable E3 ubiquitin-protein ligase HERC4 isoform X6 — protein MLCWGNASFGQLGLGGIDEEIVLEPRKSDFFINKKVRDVGCGLRHTVFVLDDGTVYTCGCNDLGQLGHEKSRKKPEFLSCCPGWSAMVPSWLTATSASQVQAILLPQPPE, from the exons ATGTTGTGCTGGGGAAATGCATCCTTTGGACAGCTAGGTTTGGGTGGAATTGATGAAGAAATTGTACTAGAGCCCAGAAAAAGTGacttctttataaataaaaaggtCCGAGATGTAGGATGTGGACTCAGACATACTGTGTTTGTTCTGGATGATGGAACAGTGTACACATGTGGATGTAATGATCTAGGACAGCTAGGTCATGAAAAATCCAGAAAGAAACCAG agtttctctcttgttgcccaggctggagtgcaatggtgccgtcttggctcaccgcaacctctgcctcccaggttcaagcaattctcctgcctcagcctcctgaatag